Part of the Primulina huaijiensis isolate GDHJ02 chromosome 15, ASM1229523v2, whole genome shotgun sequence genome is shown below.
GAGACAAGCCCAGGCTACATAATTCAAGACACAGAAACCaacaatattaatttaataattattaaattatatccCGTACGAGTACATAATCATTAATGATTAAATTACGATTACATATTCATTAATGACGCCATATTAACCCCATTTCCATTCCTTTAAACTAAAGTAATATATTCGTTCATACGTTAGTCCTAAaatttatatagtaaatattaaAAAGTAACGACAATGGATTTCATCATCATAAAAAACAGTATTGGTGATGCCCTACGAAGGCCCCAGTCATCCTTGAATTCGGATAGTAATAGAGGACCAAAAACAGGACCAGATTTCAAGTTGCTCTCGGAAAACTGAGTAGAGCTCGGACATCATTAGTTAGCCAGTGTTCAGGTCACCTGGCCATGATTCATCTACTAGGCAGGGGTCCTCTCACCCGACCAGGGTTCATCTAGCTCGGTCAGGGTCCATCTCACCCGGCTAAGTTCGTCTAGCCCGGCCAGGGTTCGTCTAGCTCGGCCAGGGTTCGTCTCGCCCGACCAAGGTCCACATAGCCCGTCCATGGTCATCTCGCCAGGCCAGGGTCCATCCCGCCCGGCCAGGGTTCATCTAGCCTAGCCAAGGTCCATCTCGCCCGGCCAGGGCTTATCTAGCCAGGCCAAGGTCCCCTGCCTGAACCGGGTTCATGTCCGACCAGTATGGGTCATCATGCACATTAGCATGACAAGTTCTGTATGGGTCGTCGTGCTTATCGACAGAGAACATGACATGGGCAACCATCAGAGGACATGGCTTGGCATATGTATAATCAGGAACAATGTCCATACACTATAATTGAAGTCATCTTCTCGCATATAAATACCCAGGTTTGCTCATTCGGGAAAGATATATATTGCAATCAATAAATTCTCTCTCTATTTAGTGAACTTGTACTGACTTAAGCACCGGAGTGGTTACGCTGAAAACCCTTCCGAGACCCCACTGACGTTTTCTTGTTGAGTGTGTGCAGATCGTCTGACCCGATCTCATTCTACCTTGTCAAGGGTACTCACTCATAGGCCAGGCCACCCGGTCTCATCCTATCAGGTCAGGCCACCTGGGCTCATCTTATCAGGTCAAGCCAGTCTCATCTCACCAGGTCAGGACAGGACAGGCCTGGCCACCCGGACTCATTCCATCAGGCCAGGGAAAGTCAGGACACCCGGGCACATCCCACAGGCCAGGTTACCGGAGCTCATCCCTCCAGACCAGACCACCCGGGCTCATCCTATCATGCCAGGCTAGGCTCGTCCCATTAGGCCATGCCAGGCCATACTGATCCCATCAAGCCAAAAATCTTCATATGGAGAGAACACTATTTATTCTCGGTAGATTGTCCACCCAGCTCGCCCAATCTACTCGGGTATCATCATCGACGTCGTATGTGGGAAATCCGATCTATAGACTTAAGCGTCGTAGTAACCACGCCGGAAACTCTTCTGGTGCCTCACTGACATTTTCTTGTTGAGAGTGTGCATATCGTCTTACCCGAGCTCATATTACCCTGTCAAGGATACTCACAGGCCAGGCTACCCGGCTCATTCTTCCAGACCAGACCACCCGAGCTCATCCCATCAGGCCAGGCTAGGGTAGGCTCGTCCCGTCAGGCCATGCCATACTGATCCCTATCAAGTCAAAAGTCTTCACAGGAAAAGAACAACATTTCTGTTCGGTAGATTGTCCACTCAACTCACACAATCTACCAGGACATCATCAAGTATCAATATAtacatatctatatatattcatatattcatagtattaaataaataactacATATGTCTCTTTTCTAGGTTGCATTTACTACCatccataattaaaaattttgaatttcccAACCAGctcatcaatttaattaatatagatTTTCTATaatctaaaatataaaaattttgatgtttatgTAACTCTTTTGGGTGATGCTATATACACAACAATATTTATATCGCGTTTTTTACATTatgaaaaattcaatttatcaaaatatcttGAAAACTGAATACAATATctcattataaaataataaaacatcacGATATAATTGATATAAATATCGTTGTACGATGTATTGGCTTTAACTTTAACATTGTCTAgattttacattttcattatattataaGGGTCCGTCTGAAGGGAAATATAAGATAATAACGTggagataaataatattttttaataataaaataaataaaaaatgatagtcaatatgatgttttatttgattgattaaatttgagataatattatattatcattttgtcatttaaaaaatattaataatattacttaTTAAAGGTAATCttgtaattaaaaaattcaataatttaaatgatgtgagataaatatattatataataaaccaAACATAAGATCAGATAAGATAATGATGTTGagataaattatatatcaatCCAAACAGAAcctaaaggaaaaaaaatttcaaactcagAAAaactttgtatatatttttcaataaatatatgacaaaaattataatgctaatttattaattcatttaTCTAACAAATCATACatgatgtgttcttaaattatcTTTTTCTTTATCAACACAGTATTATCCTCATTTTATATAAAGATATAGATAAAGACAAAGAAATGATTTATTAAGATATGATAATCATACATATACAAATctattaaaatatgttttatgattatttttttttgtgaaataaaaatgatatttttttttgtaatttgagaGGGAATGTAATTTTttggtttataaaaaaatattaagaatTATATGGAAACAACATATTTAAAAGATCTACCAATTTTGCAATTAATATTATAGTCTCACAcaatcatatgatatatgtatcATGTATGTATAGGCCAACCAATCATTTACCTtttataaaacatgaaaattaaaatctttGCCACCCGATTCCTAATCATTCCCCAAATTAACACAAAGCCCCCTCCATTGATCACCATTTCTCTGCTCTGTTTCCCTCTAAAAAGGCTTTTAGCCTTCTATAAAAACCAGTACTTTAAACCCTACAGATTCATCCGCTTTTCACTGTTAATCTCACTCTTTTCCCGGAGATTTTGATGGGAAAACGAAAAGATAAAGATTAAAGAAAAGCCCTTGTTGGAGTGGGAGTCTTGCTGGAGTTTGCATACAACTTGTCTCTGCACTCTGAACCCCAACAAAAGAAGGGGAAAAAAACCACAGTAAAGTAGTGGGAAAAGATAAAGAAAAGAGTCCCAACAACTCTCCATGGATCCATCCGAGGCTACCAAAGTGTTGATGTCGAGAATTCAGAGTTTGGATCCGGAAAATGCTACGAAAATCATTGGTGTTATTCTGATACAAGGCGAAGGAGAGAGGGATATAATAAGATTAGCCCAGAGTTCTGATACCATTTTGTTGTGTTGTGTTGATCAAGTGAAGATTTGTTTGGGAATTAGTCCGAGTAGTCACTCTTCCAACGCTTCAAATGCCGTAAGGCCAAAGAATTCATTTTGGCTTAGTTCCCCAAGAATCTCGATACCAAGTGATGGATTCCATTTGAGTAACCCTTCTTCACCAGCGGGTGTTTTTCCAAGGATTAGCCCGAGGCCTGCCTCTTATGCTTCTGCAGTAAATGGCGCTTATAGTTTTTCGGGTTCGTCGAGTTTGCCTTTGTATGGAGATGAGTTTGGTGAAGAATTGTTCGGCAGCGGTGGTGGTGGAGTGCAGGTGCACCAGAAAATTCACGATCAGAATGATTCCTTGGCTGATCCAAGAATCAGCCCAAGTGGAAGGAGCGATTCTCTGATTCTCCCTTTTTCCGAGGACTTTAACAGCGGTGTTACTTCCCCTCACTCCAACCCATTTCACCGAAGGAGTTGTTCTGTGAATGATGCTTCTTCATTTCTTGCTAATCTCGAGGAACGAGGTGCTGGAAGTGGATTTGGGTGGACCCCTTGCACGTACTTTGCGAGGGGGTTTTGCAAGAATGGTAGTTCTTGCAAGTTCTTGCACAGTGCCAGTGGTGGTGCGGACGCTATTGATGTAGGGTCTCCATGCAGGAATTTTTCTGGGCTTGATGAGTTTTTGAGAATGAAGGCTATTCAGCAGCAGAGGTTCGGGCTCATGGCTTCCGGAGGCCACTCTCCTTATGGATGCAGCAAGCGTGTTAACTTTCTGAATGAAAATCAGAGGTAAATTCTTGTTTGGAATTTACCTTGCCCTTCATTTTTTAATCAAGTTCATCACAAGTGTAATTATTGACCTTTTTTCTGAGTAGTTGAAATAGTCTTTgccattatttattttcatggtTTTTTCCCTTGTGCCATTGTGCTTGTGTATTACTATCTTTATGTGCATTTTGAGAAGGTGGCTATATTCTGATTTTGATCTCATCTTGTTTTTGTTTAATAGTATTGCCGTTTATTTTACTTCACCTGCCTTTGGAATAGCAAATTGTGGTATTTTTCTTGCTCTCTTCCTCATTCTTTGGTGTATATTCAACTGTGAAATCTAGTTTTTGGTAGATGTACATGAACTGAATGCCTGCCAAAATAGATCTCCATGACAATCGTGCACTGTAGTTTCGTATATTTATGATGGAAAAGTTAAACAAGGAGATTATATTTTGGTAATATAATTGTGGCTGTGGGGATAAATGATAATGGATGACACTTTTTGGTCTTCCGTTTGAACTAGTTCAAGTAATTTCTCATCAGCAATGTCATGTACTGTCAGATCGGCCACCGCTGCGCTAATGATTGGAGATAATTTCCAAAAAACTAACCGGTATCTACCTGAGAGGAATGACCCGTTTTCAATGGGAGTCAGTTTTGGTGCAAATTTGAGTTCCCGACAGATTTACTTGACATTTCCTGCTGACAGTACATTTAAGGAGGAGGATGTATCTGTTTACTTTCGGTATGTGGTTTCTTTACAGTTGATCGAAATTTTGATTCATGGAACTAATGCTAGAATGTGCTTTGTTATCTTTGTTTGAAGTAATTTTGGGCCAGTTCAAGATGTTAGGATACCTTATCAGCAAAAACGAATGTTTGGGTTTGTTACTTTCGCGTTCCCCGAGACTGTGAAGCTCATTTTGGCAAAAGGAAACCCTCATTTTGTTTGTGATTCTCGTGTTCTTGTGAAACCTTACAAAGAGAAAGGAACGATCCCTGACAAGTACGTTTTTCATTACACCTTTCTCCTTCCTACAAGCTATAATTGTTAATCCCATACTGGTCATGATGTCCAATTTTTATTGAACCACGTGTAGGAAACATCAGAACATTGAGTTAGGGGAATATGCTTCTCTAAGCCCTACGGAACTTGATTTGAGAGAGCGCCTCGATATCCCTTTTGGTATGTCCACGCGGATGGCTGCATATTAACCCTGACCGCAGCGAATTTATAATATGATTcttcttttaattatttatttatttttggcaCAGGACCGAGAATGCTTCTCAATGCACAAGAGATGATGCTGAGAAGAAAAATGGAGAAGGAAGCTGAATTACAGCATGCTTTGGAACTCCAAGAAAGAAGGATGGCGAATTTACGCCTAATGGACCTAAAAAATCAGCCTCAAATGCATAATTTTTTTCCAGTTTCCGCTCCAAGACAGTCCCAATTGATAAATCAGAATATCCTTGTTTCTTCTAATGCAATTGATCAAGAGGTTCCCAGAGGTTAGTTTTGTAAACCTCCGTCATTTCATAAATTCTCAAGCGTGTGTTTGAAAACACACAGGCAACAAGTAATATGGCTTGGCATCCAAGTTCAACAAATTACCAGTGGCCGTCTTTTTATTTCTTACAGGTGATGATGGTGGTGACCAACAAGCAGCTAATTCTCAAGCCGTTACAGCTGATGATTGGAAGTTGACTGGAGGAACTAAATTGGTAATTAACAGTGATGTTCAAGGTGCCAATAACCAAGAGCATGTGGAGGCATATGAATCTGATATATCTGAAAGGTACTAGAAGTTATTTTAAAGAAGTGCAGCATGACGCGGTTTGATAACCTTGCTGAGAAAGCATACATGATAATTCCAAGTTCAGCTATTCAGCTTGTTGTTCAATTGTTtactgaaattttaaaattttgcttaAAAAATTTCTCCTATTATATGTTTCTTGTTTGTCATGAACCAGCTTGGAGTACACTCTTCCTGATAACTTATTTGCTTCGCCTACAAAATTCGCTTCAGAAAACCGACCAGTTCACTTCCGACCTCCAGATGAATCCTCCGACTTTAACTCTCCACCATAGTTCCCAAATCACATTAAACTAAAATGGTAAGGTTACTAATTTTCATCATTTCCTTGTGCTTCCTTTTTTGTTCCATAGCtttcacatttaaaaaaaattacctaTCTTCAGTTGTTTACATGCTGCTTTATTATTGCAAAGGAAACACTGAAACGTAGGTATCAGTAGCTGATTGGCACAAACAAGCTGAGAATTAACTTAGCATGGTAAGAGCATGTATGTTAGATCTAGTTTTTCTTATATACAATTAATTAGCTGCCTTATCCAACCCTTTTGTGCGTAAACATAGTTACAGTTTTATCATAAAGAAGGCGGAGCACTCGTTTTTTTGAAGTCTTGATTCTGATGTTCACCTTTTCAAATTGTTTGATGCAGAAAATTCGAGTAGCACATAAGAAGAACTAATTACATTGTGCAGCTGTACAGCTGAAGCCTGAAACCATGGCCGTAACAGTAGGAAAGGATCTGTAAGCAAGATCTCCTCAGTATCATCCATCATCTATATTTTACCATACTACTGCTTAACGTCAATACATAATATATGCATAGATGACACCAGAACCAATCTATTAGAACCGAGTACCTCTTTATTCATTTGATTTAGTCAGTGGTTTTTTGGACCCCTGAGAACTACATGACATATAACAATCAAAGACAGTCGCAAGTAGCAACTCTTGCTATCACAGAATGCAAATCTAccttgttttttgttttgttttctttaacTTCTATCTAATCCTTTTGTTATTTTACACTCTGTACTGCCCTGTATCGAAGCCGGGATACTTAATATAACGTAATGGTGATCTATATGATCAAGATAACACTTTCTGTGCTATGGAAAACGACCTTCTATTGCtgtgaaaaaaattatgttttgggATTTAGGAccttaaaggaaaggaaaatgaGAAGATTTGACACTTGTATGTTGCCAAATCTTCAAAGTAAAAGAAGAAACTTTTAGGATATATTGTCAGAAGTGAAGGAAGAAAATTTCTGTGTTTGGTGAAGCCTACGCGGTTGACGAGATTGTAGGACAGTACTTACACAATACATCCAAGTATCCCATTTTTATTGTGTGATATTCATATGTTTTATTGTCTCACTTATCTAAATCAATATATGAAATGACctcgacttttttttttaactaataaactcgaaaatactacttaaaataaatttaacattttcataaataataataatttaacatttaaatatcaaatgcatgaaataaatctctaaatcgttaactaaccaaaaatcttacgtcgacctttaaaagatcaactaacctaaaattaaatcattaacataaatattttatctatcaagctagtgcggaaacataaaagtctctcgggagtgtactgcagCACTCGATCAACTTAGTCGTCAGCGTCTCTCAtaatatcatcaaatcctgcatcatacaaacctagtaagtctaatgactcaacacattttaaacatgagtagcaaataatacatatacaatcacaagcatttaaaaatcatatttttattttaaaaatagcttttgagcataaataaactatttaacatccctcaaaataattttcattttcttttaacataaaatatcacaactttccaaaaatagcaatttaaacaatataaattgcacagttttatcataaatcataaaatatcataatttcattaaaatcatcattttaaatcataaattatcatttaacatgcgttatgatccttcgtcACAGtataaaattatcgttttgtccctagacgtaaaaattctcgattttatctttttcttacttttaatgacatgagtttattccaaataattatttaagttaaatataatatttcataattttattcaacttaattcgaggcttttcaattaattctttaattaattattcgagaggcgattaaatcccggataaattcaaaattcaatattttgatcctaaattttaaacataatctTTTTAATACCTgatctacccttgtgagccatgaaccacacccgtggacccttggttccaattttatttcattaaatctCAAAATTGACCCTCactcgaacacaccgagccaccTCCCAAattactcgagccatggtcgagccacctcaagccaaacccgagccaacccatctaggaaccttactgaccaagcccaacccCTAGAACCAGAACCTATCTCGCTCAGACACCCCTGGAACCAGACCCCCAAGCTGCGCATGGTTGGTACTCACGCCTatagactcctagccaacttaggacacttccagccgagccaccaccgaaccAACCTGACCCAAACCAACCCTGGACCACGTCCAGAcccaaccaagcccagcccagacCCCTAAACCCACGCACGAGCCACCTACAAGTGAACAGCAGCTTGCGCGCATGCCCAAGGTACTTCTCACATTTTCTCGAGCCAGCAGCCAACCCAGCCGCTCCAGCCCATGCCCCAACCTTGGACCACCTTCCTTAGACTCTAAAGGACCCACCGTGAGCCTCCCTGCCCTAGCCGCAAGCCCCCTTGGCTGCTGCCAACCCCACAAGCTCACGCGAGGAGTCCATGCTCCACGGGACTCCTCCAAAGATGCGACCAAAGaatcctagccatgctaggactcttccagagCCAGCCCACGTCCAGCCCAAGCCCTTGCCAAGCCGTGAGCCCCCATGCAAACCGTcaagccacatgaaactcgtGCAACCAATAAAAATCCACGGTTCCAATCCTCTCTTGATCCTTCGGTTCCATCTCGTTTTCTCTTcaatttattcatattttattcatatttcattcatatttaatcatatattgACAGATTAACCCTTGGGAATCATAACGTTACATCAACAAGCGTAAAAtctataaaactttgaaaatacgtaacataccgtaaaataatcgaagactaatatttttcatgcatgattATTTAAATCACAcaaattatgatttgtatgatgttttaaaaagtttagagatacgtgcctttgcgtttataacgctcgaatactcgatcgttggcgagggtgcgaagatggacgaccggacgacgaagaataCAAGCTTTTCTTCCCAaccttaaatctcgaaaatccgagtgtgtgtgagtgtgttttTCGGTTGAAACATGTAAATTATGGGGTGGAAGAAGCCGTAGGttcttatttataaatttaatcacatgctaatgggctttggttttgagCTTGTAAGCTTAAGGGTAATCGGGtcttctttaaataattaaattgggctcaataacacttatttaattaaaatataaaagtttataaaatatgtttccataaaataatatttttgatcttttaa
Proteins encoded:
- the LOC140959904 gene encoding zinc finger CCCH domain-containing protein 46-like — its product is MDPSEATKVLMSRIQSLDPENATKIIGVILIQGEGERDIIRLAQSSDTILLCCVDQVKICLGISPSSHSSNASNAVRPKNSFWLSSPRISIPSDGFHLSNPSSPAGVFPRISPRPASYASAVNGAYSFSGSSSLPLYGDEFGEELFGSGGGGVQVHQKIHDQNDSLADPRISPSGRSDSLILPFSEDFNSGVTSPHSNPFHRRSCSVNDASSFLANLEERGAGSGFGWTPCTYFARGFCKNGSSCKFLHSASGGADAIDVGSPCRNFSGLDEFLRMKAIQQQRFGLMASGGHSPYGCSKRVNFLNENQRSATAALMIGDNFQKTNRYLPERNDPFSMGVSFGANLSSRQIYLTFPADSTFKEEDVSVYFRNFGPVQDVRIPYQQKRMFGFVTFAFPETVKLILAKGNPHFVCDSRVLVKPYKEKGTIPDKKHQNIELGEYASLSPTELDLRERLDIPFGPRMLLNAQEMMLRRKMEKEAELQHALELQERRMANLRLMDLKNQPQMHNFFPVSAPRQSQLINQNILVSSNAIDQEVPRGDDGGDQQAANSQAVTADDWKLTGGTKLVINSDVQGANNQEHVEAYESDISESLEYTLPDNLFASPTKFASENRPVHFRPPDESSDFNSPP